Proteins encoded in a region of the Methylocystis echinoides genome:
- a CDS encoding SDR family oxidoreductase: MRERRHRACSPNRRGGFRLRAEYAARYRRASGSAASRTARAHDQRVDIIQHRHDAMLAPPILPNDAPSDRYIDATSQFLNDARNRRDRHFDIRMVGTVTTKPCQRIAKVVGALINISSASPRLEVRTNMWTTPPRRLPFERFTTGLAKEVARDGIRVNCIGPGPVYTGMHASGGEPGLGSRQRSIPHGQGRAVRRGCASDPWLASAEASFSTGTFLDVTGGK; the protein is encoded by the coding sequence ATGCGGGAGCGCCGGCATCGAGCCTGTTCGCCCAATCGCCGGGGCGGGTTTCGCTTGCGAGCAGAGTATGCCGCTCGATATCGGCGGGCTTCAGGATCGGCCGCTTCGCGAACAGCGCGGGCTCATGACCAGCGTGTCGACATCATCCAGCACCGGCACGACGCGATGTTGGCGCCACCCATCCTCCCTAACGACGCCCCGTCGGATCGATACATCGACGCCACCTCGCAATTCCTCAACGACGCACGAAATCGTCGTGACCGCCATTTCGACATCCGGATGGTCGGCACGGTAACGACCAAGCCGTGCCAGCGCATCGCCAAAGTGGTCGGGGCGCTCATCAACATCTCGTCGGCCTCGCCCCGGCTCGAAGTCCGAACGAATATGTGGACTACGCCGCCTCGAAGGCTGCCCTTCGAGAGGTTCACAACCGGCCTTGCCAAGGAGGTCGCTCGGGACGGGATACGCGTCAACTGCATCGGACCGGGGCCCGTCTACACTGGGATGCATGCCAGCGGGGGAGAGCCGGGACTAGGATCGAGACAAAGATCGATCCCCCATGGGCAGGGGCGGGCAGTCCGAAGAGGTTGCGCGAGCGATCCTTGGCTAGCAAGCGCCGAGGCCTCCTTCAGCACCGGCACATTTCTCGATGTCACAGGCGGCAAGTGA
- a CDS encoding HdeD family acid-resistance protein yields MNQDTVPLPATGVLICTLQKNWWVFVLRGALALIIAVIAFVMPADSLLALTLVFGAYSFVDGAFELVSAIRRIRKEERWGWLAFSGALGVLTGIVVVVSPFVATLVLATFLWVSIAFWSMFSGVFEIAAAIRLRNEIKGEVWLFISGLLSVALSILVIWLLVTRPFETFLALGWLLGIYASILGVVLITLGVKLRKSSGASTSGREEAALF; encoded by the coding sequence ATGAACCAAGACACCGTTCCCCTGCCTGCAACAGGAGTTCTGATCTGCACGTTGCAGAAAAACTGGTGGGTCTTTGTACTCCGCGGAGCTTTGGCTTTAATCATCGCCGTAATCGCTTTCGTAATGCCGGCAGACTCTCTGCTCGCGCTGACGCTCGTATTCGGTGCGTACTCCTTCGTCGACGGCGCGTTCGAACTCGTCTCCGCCATTCGACGGATCCGTAAGGAGGAACGATGGGGATGGCTTGCCTTCAGCGGCGCGCTTGGCGTCTTGACCGGCATTGTCGTGGTGGTATCGCCCTTTGTTGCCACGCTGGTGCTTGCAACGTTTCTATGGGTGAGCATTGCGTTCTGGTCGATGTTCTCAGGTGTTTTTGAAATAGCTGCTGCCATTCGCTTGAGAAACGAAATTAAGGGCGAGGTCTGGCTGTTTATCAGCGGCCTTCTTTCCGTCGCGCTCAGCATACTCGTCATTTGGCTTCTGGTGACGCGGCCGTTTGAGACCTTCCTCGCACTGGGCTGGCTGCTCGGCATCTATGCCTCGATCCTCGGGGTCGTCCTCATCACGCTCGGAGTGAAGCTGCGAAAGTCATCGGGGGCATCTACGTCTGGACGCGAAGAAGCGGCACTATTCTGA